One Actinomycetota bacterium DNA window includes the following coding sequences:
- the tpiA gene encoding triose-phosphate isomerase: protein MRRPMMAGNWKMYKDTSQASHLAKRISELTKGLSEAEVVICPPFTALKTVSDILSAPSVKISLGAQNAYFEEEGAFTGEISPLMLKDLGVKYCIVGHSERRQFFGETDEIVNKKAKALLKAGILPIFCVGESEEQRKANLTDKVISEQVKRGLEGISPDEIGMMVIAYEPIWAIGTGLTATSDQAEAAIKMIRGEVEAAFGKESSEAVRILYGGSVKPENIAELMAKDNIDGALVGGASLKAESFTSIIAFDED from the coding sequence ATGAGAAGACCGATGATGGCCGGAAATTGGAAGATGTATAAGGATACCTCCCAAGCCAGTCACCTGGCGAAAAGGATATCTGAGTTGACCAAGGGTTTGAGCGAGGCCGAGGTAGTCATCTGCCCGCCCTTTACGGCTCTAAAGACGGTCTCCGACATCTTGTCTGCGCCATCTGTCAAAATCTCTCTTGGGGCGCAGAACGCCTACTTCGAGGAGGAGGGCGCGTTTACCGGCGAGATCTCTCCCTTAATGCTCAAGGATTTGGGCGTCAAATACTGCATAGTCGGTCACTCCGAAAGGAGACAATTCTTTGGTGAGACCGATGAAATAGTGAACAAGAAGGCTAAGGCTCTCCTTAAGGCCGGCATTTTGCCCATTTTTTGCGTCGGCGAGAGCGAGGAGCAGCGCAAAGCCAATTTGACCGATAAGGTCATATCGGAGCAGGTCAAAAGGGGACTTGAGGGAATCTCTCCTGATGAAATAGGAATGATGGTCATAGCTTACGAGCCTATCTGGGCGATCGGCACCGGTCTTACCGCAACCTCTGATCAGGCTGAGGCTGCGATCAAGATGATAAGGGGCGAGGTCGAAGCGGCCTTTGGCAAGGAGAGTTCGGAGGCGGTCAGGATACTTTATGGCGGCAGCGTGAAACCGGAGAATATCGCCGAGCTTATGGCCAAAGATAATATCGACGGCGCCCTGGTTGGCGGGGCTAGCCTCAAGGCCGAAAGCTTCACCTCGATAATCGCCTTCGATGAGGATTAG